Proteins encoded together in one Cicer arietinum cultivar CDC Frontier isolate Library 1 chromosome 4, Cicar.CDCFrontier_v2.0, whole genome shotgun sequence window:
- the LOC101501805 gene encoding DExH-box ATP-dependent RNA helicase DExH1 isoform X1 has translation MPYWLLRNTFHSHHHFASIHPHASKLFPSNLRITTSVMSYRPNYQGGGRRGSSSSSGRGGGRRGGGGGGGGGRGGGRGEQRWWDPVWRAERLKQQQAQKEVLDENEWWDKIEKMKKGGEQEMVIKRYFSIADQQILADMAYQHELYFHAYNKGKTLVVSKVPLPDYRADLDERHGSTQKEIRMSTDIERRVGNLLNSSQSTGTASASAPSVSTDMGHRQSTTTIKSASSQQGDYSKEKLSAALKERQELVQASDSLKEMKSFREKLPAFKMKSEFLKAVRENQVLVVSGETGCGKTTQLPQFILEEEISCLRGADCNIICTQPRRVSAISVAARISSERGETLGKTVGYHIRLEAKRSAETRLLFCTTGVLLRQLVQDPELTGVSHLLVDEIHERGMNEDFLIIILRDLLPRRPDLRLILMSATINADLFSKYFGNAPTMHIPGFTFPVVEHFLEDVLEKTRYSIKSEFDNFEGNSRRKRKQQDSKKDPLTEMFEELDVDTHYKNYSLAVRKSLEAWSGSQIDLGLVEATIEHICRNEGGGAILVFLTGWDEISKLLDKLEGNNLLGNRSKFLILPIHGSMPTIDQCEIFDRPPPNKRKIVLATNIAESSITIDDVVYVIDCGKAKETSYDALNKLACLLPSWISKASARQRRGRAGRVQPGVCYRLYPKLIHDAMPEYQLPEILRTPLQELCLHIKSLQLGTVASFLGKALQPPDPLAVQNAIELLKTIGALDDKEELTPLGRHLCTVPLDPNIGKMLLMGSIFQCLSPALTIAAALAYRNPFVLPINRKEEADAAKRSFAGDSCSDHIALLKAFEGWKEAKSRGGEKEFCWENFLSPVTLRLIDDMRMQFLNLLSDIGFVDKSKGVNAYNQYSHDLEMVCAILCAGLYPNVVQCKRRGKRTAFYTKEVGKVDIHPSSVNAGVHLFPLPYLVYSEKVKTTSIYIRDSTNISDYALLLFGGNLDPSKNGEGIEMLGGYLHFSASKSVIELITKLRGELDKLLNRKIEEPGFDISGEGKGVVAAAIELLQNQIMR, from the exons ATGCCTTACTGGCTTCTCCGCAATACTTTTCACTCCCATCATCACTTCGCTTCCATACACCCGCACGCATCCAAGCTTTTTCCCTCCAACCTTAGAATCACCACCTCTGTAATGTCCTACCGCCCTAACTACCAAGGCGGCGGCCGCAGAGGTAGTTCCTCATCCTCCGGTCGCGGCGGTGGCCGTCGTGGAGGAGGAGGAGGCGGCGGCGGCGGCAGAGGTGGTGGACGCGGTGAGCAAAGATGGTGGGACCCTGTTTGGCGAGCTGAACGCCTTAAACAACAACAAGCACAG AAGGAAGTGCTTGATGAGAATGAATGGTGGGATAAGATAGAGAAGATGAAAAAAGGAGGGGAACAGGAGATGGTTATAAAGCGTTACTTCAGCATTGCAGATCAGCAAATCCTAGCTGATATGGCTTATCAACACGAGCTTTACTT CCATGCATATAATAAGGGGAAGACTCTTGTTGTTAGCAAAGTTCCTTTGCCTGATTACCGTGCAGATCTTGATGAGCGTCATGGATCAACACAAAAGGAG ATTAGAATGTCCACAGACATAGAGAGGAGAGTAGGAAATCTTTTAAATAGCTCACAGTCAACGGGGACAGCATCTGCTAGTGCGCCTTCTGTATCAACTGATATGGGACATAGACAATCCACTACTACTATAAAATCTGCTTCTTCACAGCAGGGTGATTATTCAAAGGAGAAACTCAGTGCTGCACTCAAGGAAAGGCAGGAGCTGGTGCAG GCAAGTGATAGTTTGAAGGAAATGAAATCATTTAGGGAGAAGCTTCCTGCATTTAAAATGAAGTCTGAGTTTCTGAAAGCTGTTCGAGAAAATCAG GTATTAGTAGTTTCAGGAGAGACAGGCTGTGGCAAAACAACACAGCTGCCACAATTCATTCTGGAAGAAGAAATATCATGTCTTCGTGGAGCTGACTGCAACATAATTTGTACTCAGCCTCGTCGTGTGTCTGCAATTTCTGTTGCCGCTCGTATATCTTCTGAAAGGGGTGAAACTCTTGGCAAAACTGTTGGATACCACATCCGTCTTGAAGCTAAACGTTCTGCAGAAACACGCCTTCTTTTCTGCACCACTGGTGTATTACTTCGGCAGCTG GTCCAAGATCCAGAGTTAACTGGTGTTAGTCATTTGCTAGTGGATGAAATTCATGAAAGAGGCATGAATGAagactttttaattataattttacgtGACCTTCTTCCTCGGCGTCCAGATTTGCGCCTCATTCTAATGAGTGCCACAATCAATGCTGATTTATTCTCCAAATACTTTGGAAATGCCCCAACAATGCACATACCG GGATTTACTTTCCCAGTGGTGGAGCATTTCCTAGAAGATGTGTTGGAGAAAACTAGATATAGCATCAAGTCGGAGTTTGACAATTTTGAGGGGAACTCAAGGAGAAAAAGGAAACAACAAGATTCTAAGAAGGATCCTTTGACCGAAATGTTTGAG GAACTTGATGTAGATACTCATTACAAAAATTACAGCTTGGCCGTTAGAAAATCTCTTGAAGCTTGGTCAGGTTCACAAATTGATTTGGGTCTG GTAGAAGCAACAATTGAGCATATATGTCGGAATGAAGGTGGTGGAGCAATTCTTGTATTTCTTACTGGCTGGGATGAAATTTCTAAGTTACTTGACAAACTTGAAGGAAATAACTTACTTGGAAACCGTAGCAAGTTCTTAATCCTTCCAATACATGGTTCAATGCCTACCATCGATCAATGTGAAATATTTGACCGTCCTCCCCCTAACAAAAG AAAAATTGTGCTAGCGACAAATATTGCTGAGAGTAGCATCACCATAGATGATGTTGTGTATGTCATAGACTGTGGTAAAGCAAAGGAAACCAGCTATGATGCTCTAAATAAGCTTGCCTGCTTGTTGCCATCATGGATTTCAAAGGCTTCGGCACGTCAG AGGCGTGGTCGTGCTGGTCGAGTACAACCTGGAGTTTGTTATAGATTGTATCCAAAACTGATCCACGATGCTATGCCAGAGTATCAGTTACCTGAAATCCTACGAACACCTTTGCAAGAGTTGTGCCTGCACATTAAAAGCTTGCAGCTGGGAACTGTGGCATCATTTTTAGGAAAGGCACTTCAGCCACCAGATCCTCTTGCTGTtcaaaatgctattgaacttctAAAGACAATTGGGGCATTAGATGACAAGGAGGAGCTTACTCCATTGG GTCGGCATCTTTGTACTGTACCTCTGGACCCAAATATAGGGAAGATGCTTCTCATGGGCTCTATCTTTCAGTGCCTCAGTCCTGCATTAACTATTGCTGCTGCACTTGCTTACCGCAACCCATTTGTCCTACCTATAAACAGAAAAGAGGAAGCTGATGCAGCAAAAAGATCTTTTGCTGGTGACTCTTGCAG TGATCATATAGCCCTTCTTAAAGCTTTTGAAGGATGGAAGGAGGCAAAAAGTAGGGGGGGTGAAAAGGAATTTTGTTGGGAAAATTTCCTATCCCCAGTGACGTTGCGGTTGATTGATGATATGAGAATGCaatttctcaatttattatCTGACATTGGATTTGTTGACAAGTCGAAGGGTGTCAAT GCTTACAACCAGTACAGTCATGATTTGGAGATGGTTTGTGCAATTCTTTGTGCCGGGCTCTACCCTAATGTTGTGCAGTGCAAAAGAAGAGGAAAACGGACAGCATTCTACACTAAAGAAGTTGGGAAGGTTGACATCCATCCCTCTTCTGTTAATGCTGGAGTTCATCTCTTTCCTCTGCCCTACTTGGTATATAGTGAAAAAGTGAAAACAACCAGCATCTATATTAGAGACTCTACCAACATTTCAGATTATGCCCTACTTCTATTTGGTGGTAATCTCGACCCTAGCAAAAATGGTGAGGGCATTGAGATGCTTGGAGGTTACCTTCATTTCTCTGCTTCAAAGAGTGTCATTGAGTTGATAACG AAATTACGTGGGGAGCTTGACAAGCTTCTAAACAGAAAAATTGAAGAACCAgggtttgacatttctggtgaAGGAAAAGGAGTGGTTGCTGCTGCTATTGAGTTGCTGCAAAATCAAATCATgcgataa
- the LOC101501805 gene encoding DExH-box ATP-dependent RNA helicase DExH1 isoform X2 codes for MSTDIERRVGNLLNSSQSTGTASASAPSVSTDMGHRQSTTTIKSASSQQGDYSKEKLSAALKERQELVQASDSLKEMKSFREKLPAFKMKSEFLKAVRENQVLVVSGETGCGKTTQLPQFILEEEISCLRGADCNIICTQPRRVSAISVAARISSERGETLGKTVGYHIRLEAKRSAETRLLFCTTGVLLRQLVQDPELTGVSHLLVDEIHERGMNEDFLIIILRDLLPRRPDLRLILMSATINADLFSKYFGNAPTMHIPGFTFPVVEHFLEDVLEKTRYSIKSEFDNFEGNSRRKRKQQDSKKDPLTEMFEELDVDTHYKNYSLAVRKSLEAWSGSQIDLGLVEATIEHICRNEGGGAILVFLTGWDEISKLLDKLEGNNLLGNRSKFLILPIHGSMPTIDQCEIFDRPPPNKRKIVLATNIAESSITIDDVVYVIDCGKAKETSYDALNKLACLLPSWISKASARQRRGRAGRVQPGVCYRLYPKLIHDAMPEYQLPEILRTPLQELCLHIKSLQLGTVASFLGKALQPPDPLAVQNAIELLKTIGALDDKEELTPLGRHLCTVPLDPNIGKMLLMGSIFQCLSPALTIAAALAYRNPFVLPINRKEEADAAKRSFAGDSCSDHIALLKAFEGWKEAKSRGGEKEFCWENFLSPVTLRLIDDMRMQFLNLLSDIGFVDKSKGVNAYNQYSHDLEMVCAILCAGLYPNVVQCKRRGKRTAFYTKEVGKVDIHPSSVNAGVHLFPLPYLVYSEKVKTTSIYIRDSTNISDYALLLFGGNLDPSKNGEGIEMLGGYLHFSASKSVIELITKLRGELDKLLNRKIEEPGFDISGEGKGVVAAAIELLQNQIMR; via the exons ATGTCCACAGACATAGAGAGGAGAGTAGGAAATCTTTTAAATAGCTCACAGTCAACGGGGACAGCATCTGCTAGTGCGCCTTCTGTATCAACTGATATGGGACATAGACAATCCACTACTACTATAAAATCTGCTTCTTCACAGCAGGGTGATTATTCAAAGGAGAAACTCAGTGCTGCACTCAAGGAAAGGCAGGAGCTGGTGCAG GCAAGTGATAGTTTGAAGGAAATGAAATCATTTAGGGAGAAGCTTCCTGCATTTAAAATGAAGTCTGAGTTTCTGAAAGCTGTTCGAGAAAATCAG GTATTAGTAGTTTCAGGAGAGACAGGCTGTGGCAAAACAACACAGCTGCCACAATTCATTCTGGAAGAAGAAATATCATGTCTTCGTGGAGCTGACTGCAACATAATTTGTACTCAGCCTCGTCGTGTGTCTGCAATTTCTGTTGCCGCTCGTATATCTTCTGAAAGGGGTGAAACTCTTGGCAAAACTGTTGGATACCACATCCGTCTTGAAGCTAAACGTTCTGCAGAAACACGCCTTCTTTTCTGCACCACTGGTGTATTACTTCGGCAGCTG GTCCAAGATCCAGAGTTAACTGGTGTTAGTCATTTGCTAGTGGATGAAATTCATGAAAGAGGCATGAATGAagactttttaattataattttacgtGACCTTCTTCCTCGGCGTCCAGATTTGCGCCTCATTCTAATGAGTGCCACAATCAATGCTGATTTATTCTCCAAATACTTTGGAAATGCCCCAACAATGCACATACCG GGATTTACTTTCCCAGTGGTGGAGCATTTCCTAGAAGATGTGTTGGAGAAAACTAGATATAGCATCAAGTCGGAGTTTGACAATTTTGAGGGGAACTCAAGGAGAAAAAGGAAACAACAAGATTCTAAGAAGGATCCTTTGACCGAAATGTTTGAG GAACTTGATGTAGATACTCATTACAAAAATTACAGCTTGGCCGTTAGAAAATCTCTTGAAGCTTGGTCAGGTTCACAAATTGATTTGGGTCTG GTAGAAGCAACAATTGAGCATATATGTCGGAATGAAGGTGGTGGAGCAATTCTTGTATTTCTTACTGGCTGGGATGAAATTTCTAAGTTACTTGACAAACTTGAAGGAAATAACTTACTTGGAAACCGTAGCAAGTTCTTAATCCTTCCAATACATGGTTCAATGCCTACCATCGATCAATGTGAAATATTTGACCGTCCTCCCCCTAACAAAAG AAAAATTGTGCTAGCGACAAATATTGCTGAGAGTAGCATCACCATAGATGATGTTGTGTATGTCATAGACTGTGGTAAAGCAAAGGAAACCAGCTATGATGCTCTAAATAAGCTTGCCTGCTTGTTGCCATCATGGATTTCAAAGGCTTCGGCACGTCAG AGGCGTGGTCGTGCTGGTCGAGTACAACCTGGAGTTTGTTATAGATTGTATCCAAAACTGATCCACGATGCTATGCCAGAGTATCAGTTACCTGAAATCCTACGAACACCTTTGCAAGAGTTGTGCCTGCACATTAAAAGCTTGCAGCTGGGAACTGTGGCATCATTTTTAGGAAAGGCACTTCAGCCACCAGATCCTCTTGCTGTtcaaaatgctattgaacttctAAAGACAATTGGGGCATTAGATGACAAGGAGGAGCTTACTCCATTGG GTCGGCATCTTTGTACTGTACCTCTGGACCCAAATATAGGGAAGATGCTTCTCATGGGCTCTATCTTTCAGTGCCTCAGTCCTGCATTAACTATTGCTGCTGCACTTGCTTACCGCAACCCATTTGTCCTACCTATAAACAGAAAAGAGGAAGCTGATGCAGCAAAAAGATCTTTTGCTGGTGACTCTTGCAG TGATCATATAGCCCTTCTTAAAGCTTTTGAAGGATGGAAGGAGGCAAAAAGTAGGGGGGGTGAAAAGGAATTTTGTTGGGAAAATTTCCTATCCCCAGTGACGTTGCGGTTGATTGATGATATGAGAATGCaatttctcaatttattatCTGACATTGGATTTGTTGACAAGTCGAAGGGTGTCAAT GCTTACAACCAGTACAGTCATGATTTGGAGATGGTTTGTGCAATTCTTTGTGCCGGGCTCTACCCTAATGTTGTGCAGTGCAAAAGAAGAGGAAAACGGACAGCATTCTACACTAAAGAAGTTGGGAAGGTTGACATCCATCCCTCTTCTGTTAATGCTGGAGTTCATCTCTTTCCTCTGCCCTACTTGGTATATAGTGAAAAAGTGAAAACAACCAGCATCTATATTAGAGACTCTACCAACATTTCAGATTATGCCCTACTTCTATTTGGTGGTAATCTCGACCCTAGCAAAAATGGTGAGGGCATTGAGATGCTTGGAGGTTACCTTCATTTCTCTGCTTCAAAGAGTGTCATTGAGTTGATAACG AAATTACGTGGGGAGCTTGACAAGCTTCTAAACAGAAAAATTGAAGAACCAgggtttgacatttctggtgaAGGAAAAGGAGTGGTTGCTGCTGCTATTGAGTTGCTGCAAAATCAAATCATgcgataa